The DNA segment GTATGTTTTCTCTAACATTTCCTCATCAGTAACCTTTTCTCCATATAATAACAATTGCGAAGTGATTCTAAACATGGCTGAATTATATTCAGAAACATTATTATAATCTTGCAACCTCAAGTACAACCAGTCATAACGAGCTTTGAGGAGAATTATTGTTTTCTGGTGATCGTACATTTCTTTCAATTTGTTTCAAAGAACAAGTGGATCTTTATCGGTAAGGTATTCAGCCTTTAAACCTTCATGGAGGTGGCGACGAATAAAGATCATAGCATTAGCTTTGTCTTGAtcaaatgctttattttttgttttgattgtTTCACCAAGTCCATTGGCATTCAAGTGAACTTCAACATTTAGCACCCAAGGTAAGTAGTTCTTGCCAGTAATATTCAAACCATGAAATCAAGTTTGGCAAGATTCGACATAGCAAACTACAATATACGAATGTAAAGCATAAATATAGAACAgagacaatatataaattaaatagACTAGAAATAATATCTTACTGTGAAAAATGATACGACGATAAGCAAAGTATCTTTAAAGAAATGTAATTAACAATAGTTTATGGAGACAGTCGTGCAGATAACATGTCATATACTAACTACTTATTGACTATCGAAAATTGGTATACAAGAATGTAGAGAAAAAAAGAGTGAAAGataaaatcatatatttttattatcataTTCCCGATACATGCAAGCTCCTATATGTATATAGCCATACAGGAGTGGGAGGATTAAACAATAGTGTTTTAAGAATTGATGCTAGGAGTGTTACATCACCAATGCCATAGAGGTTAAAGTTTTGATGGCATAGGGGTTATAGACATCATATAAATGAAGATTTCATAAATGCAATATATGTTACGAAGTCTCTTCCCGTTGTACCAGTTATATACCTTTCAGAATTgctaaaacgtattttaagatgCGATTTGTCAATTTAAATCGTAACAACTGTGAACTAAAAAATCAGCTAGTGCTGTAGCAACTGTTTCATACCTGGTTAATGTAAAATGAACTCCAAGCACGTAGGCGGTAGCTAATAGGAGTTTACTCTGCAGGGACCTCTGGCATTATGTTCATCAGGCTTCCTCCCAAACTTTGCTAGACTGGGATCATGGAATGTGATTATGTTCTTAACGTTGGAGCAGGTAATCCAAACTGAATTTACTTTTGTTCTGTTACATGAGCATGCTCCATAAATATAAACACTTTGTTTGTTAACTTGGACATGTCCAGAAGCTGTTTGTGAGAAAACCGACAAGCTGAAGATAAAGCTTTCGCAGTCGATGGCGCGTGAATTGGGGAAAGAAAAGAATGACACTCTCCCCCGTGTGAATTGGGGAAAGAACAAGGAGAAATCTGACATCCAATTCCAATTGTGAGATAACGATAATAAACAAACAGCTGGCATTTGCATGACCCTTGAATAAATTCAAAAGTAGTGAACATATATATGTCATTGTGTTTCACACAACGTCTGGTGAATGGAGGAACTTGAGCTGCAGTAGCTCTAACTTTGTTGGATGTTTCCAATCGAGTAATGTTTTTCTGTCGTCTCCCTAGCatgactttttattttttattttttattttatatgtatatatatattttttgtgtgtgaagaaggaagcaagcaagcagtAAAGCTAGCATACACCAAATCTAGACAGCAGTAGAAGTGAACCAGTAATTCAGATTCAGATGTTGCTCTTGATGATGGTGCTGGGCGGTGCTGGTTTCACCTTCATCTTGCCGAAGAGGGAGTGCCTTCCCTCGGCCACCACCTCCCCAGTGGCGGCGTTGGCGATGAGGACGTGCGTGCCGGAGTAGTATCCCTTGTGCCCCAGCGTCCTGGCGGTGATGCGGAGGGTGTCtccgggcgcggcggcggcgaggttaACGAAGGAGACGGACATGTCGACGGAGACCTTGATGTGGTGCCCATCGGCGACGATGGCGGCGGAGCCCATCTCGTCCACCAGGGCCACCACGGCGCCCGGGGCCAGGTGGtggtggttgttgttgttggtggtgAGTCGTGTGGGGACGGTGAAGGAGCAGAGGATGCGGCCTGGGTGGATGGCCTCCACGCGGATCCCCTGCTGCGCGAACGCCTCGAAGAAGCTGAGGCGGTGGCCGCCGTCCCCTTCCCCTTGGTGCCGCCGCGCAGCTCGGTCCAGCGCGTCCACCCGCGCGCAATCCTCATCGCTCACCCTcaacgcctccgccgccgccgccgccgccaccgccgtgtTCAAATCAGAGACCCCCATGGgcttcctcctccccctccggctctcctctcctctctcctcttggCTGGGGCTGGGGCTGGGGATGCGGCTGGGAGTGATGCACCACACCTCCCCTGCCCCTGCCCTTACAGCTGGGCCTGGGCCTGTCGTCTCAGTCCAATACTCCAACATCTCTCAGGCCGATCTACCTGCTCGGCCTTCGTCTCCCTGGCGACCTCCCTGCTCAGCTGCTCGCCTGCTCCCTCGGCGGCCCTTTCTCCGCCCCTTCGAGCTGACAGGCGACGCCTTTCTCCAGATCCCGTCGCCCGTCTGCCTCCCCTGCAGGCTGCACTGCACCTTGGCTTCCCTCCGGCCTCGGCGCCTGGCGGCTCCACCCCGACGCCGGACCGTGACGGCACGAACTGAAGGCAAGTCGGTAAGCTCCAACGTATTTATCCTTGCGCTTAAGGAAGTGATACTGATGCTGGTTAATCTAAACTAAACAGATTATCCGGCTACAGAAAAATAACGTCGCTCCAAGTGTTCGATAGCAGATTGCAGCGAGGTTCAATAGCAGATTTCCAGGCCGCTGGTTGCAGCGAGGTTCAGACCTTTGTGGGATTGTAAAAATCTCTCCCCCCATCTCTTCTTGTTGTTCGATCTAATCTAATCTGATAATTTGTTTAATCGGATATTTGGCGATGCTGTAGAGATTTAGAGAGGAGAGATTTTTCAAAAGATGTCCGGAAAAGTTTAGTAACTCAAAATTTTTAGTATGTAGTAATTAGCACCCCCGTTGCTTCATTCTTGGGTCCGCCACTGTTTGCAGGGGAAGTGAGAAACTCGATGGAGCAACACGAAGAAGATGAATCGATAGTTACATCGGAGCAAGCGGGGCTGCTCGGCAAAAATCTCCTGCACCACTTTGAGCGAATCCTCCACGACGACCCCCTCATGTATGTCCGTTTATGGGGATTACCCAGGCCCTTTCTCCCTGTTCCCTGTTTCTTCTTGATTCAGTGTACCACAGTGCAACTTCAGGCCCTGTTTTCCCCCAACCAGACCCTTACTTGACTTGAGTCCATGCAACTCACTCTCCAGTTTGGTCCCTCAAGTGTCCTGTCCTGATgatttccttcaaaacataTTCATAGTGATGAGGTGGGATTCTTGCATCCGACGCAGTTCTGCTCACTAGACGTCACCCAAAATGGCAATTCGGCGTTCCAAGCTCCAGAATTCCATCAGAGATACTTCTGGTGCAGAGACCACAAGCTTGCCATCTCCTCAGAGATCCTACCCAAGCTCTACCGTGCTGCGCACGATGCGTACACCAGTGCAAGAACAGCCCACGACGCTCCACTGTCAACGACCAATCTCATGAGGCACAGCAAGGCACTACTCATACTTTGCCCTGACTTGCTTACCGCATGGAACTCCAGGTAATGCTATCACTGTATGGCTAAAGAGATTGAATTTTTCACATCTAAAACATCCCACCTTTCATTGATGTGACAACAAGCTCCATGCACCAGAGGGAAGCGATAATTCCTCATGGTTTTCTTATggctcttttctttcttgcagGAAGATGGTGCTATCACTGAATTATGATTTCACAATGCTCAAGGACGAGCTACAATTGTGTGTCTTGATCCTTTCATACTCGCCAAAGAATGAAAGCACATGGAGCCATAGGTACACCTCATCTTGCCCTTGTCAAAGTGTTCAATCAGAGCCTGTGTAactccttttttgtttttaaagAAGAAGATAATGGCCACAAGAGACAGGTAGGATAGATAACCCTTTCGCCTAAAATTTTGTGACACTGGAAATCCATCATTCTTCTAGTGAATTTTGACGGTTCGATGGCCTTCCCTGTTGGTATAAAATGGCTATACCTGttagcttttgttttctttgataGAGCTATCCCATTATCTTGTTGTCAAAGCTTCAGCAAAAAAATCTTGGTTGTCAAAGAAGTATGGAATCTAGTAAATGGTGCCATCATTATAATCTAAAGATCTGGGAAAGACCTGAAAATATTCCTGTTTGGAGCTGGATTTCGTTTGGCACCAAATATTATGCTAATTTTGTTAATACGAAAACAACATAGTGTTGAATTTCGGAGGGATTTTGAGTAGAAAAGCTAGGGCTCAAAGAGAAGGAAATCGGGAAATTTTGGGACCTTCATCATCGACCTGGTGCCCCTCTTCTTCTTTATATAATTGGTTTTACATTTTAGTccctcaatatttatttatttactaaCACATATAACTCAACACATAGAGATTAAAATAATTGTCTGCTGCAGGAGATGGGTGTTAAAAAAGGTTGCAGAACAACATCAGGATATGTCGGAGCTTATAGAGAAGGAATCTGTACTGGTGAAAGAGATAGCAGAGGTTATAACTCATGAAAACTTGCTGTTTCTAACTGCTGAcatcaactttcccatcaactTGTCTAAGCTCATCATTCTATAAGTTTTCATGCATTTCTTATGCAACTGGTTATTAAACTTCTACACGAGTAGCCAGACAGTATGCAACAAGATAATTTTACATCTTGTGCAGAAGTCGAAAATGAACTACCGTGCATGGAGGCATCGATGCTGGCTTATTCCTCACATGAAAAGAAAACAGGTGAGGATAAATAAGTCAAACTGCTTAAAATTCATTGTCTCATTCTTAATCTTGCATCTGGGCTTCCTACCGAGTGTCTTTTTGTCAATTACCATGAAGAGCATCTAATTTATGTTTCCTGAAGGTGCTGGATGAGCTGAAGAAGTCAACAAGATGGAGTGAGCTGCATGTCGCTGACAACTGCTGCTTTCACTACCGCAGGGTTAGGGACTTCTTACTTGATGGTTTTCGTATCACCTTGTGGCTGAAAGCCTACCGAATACATTTGCATACCAATTTGCAGAGCTTTTTAATGCACACCTTACAATATCCTATATAAGCACATGTATCCTGTTTGCTAATCATTCTGATTAATAGCATATGCTTATTCAAGTGCATTGATGTAAATATGCCTTGTTGTTGCATGTTTACAGTCCCTGCTGCTTGCGCTACGAGACAGTCACCCAGAGAATGGAGAGGATTCCCTTAGTTGGGAGTCAGAAACTCACCTACAGTGGAAGGTATGATTCATATTTTTTGAAGGAACCGATGCATTTTATCAAGAGTTAATTACTTTGTTTGCTATAGCTACTTATATTCACTTGGGTCATCGTATCCTCACTTTTCATTATGCATTTATACAAAGCAGAAAACACGAGCATGTGTGCATTTCATTTTGCTTTACAACATTAGTTTTCTCTAGGTAGGAGGTTAATTGTGTATGAGATTCGACAGGAGGAGCTGAGGTGGGATGAGATGTTGATCAGACTCTACCAAGGGAGAGAGGTGTGATATTTGCCCGCTGCTGGTGATTAAGATTGGCGAAGAGGGTTTGCTTATGTTAGTTGTGTTTCTGCAGTC comes from the Phragmites australis chromosome 22, lpPhrAust1.1, whole genome shotgun sequence genome and includes:
- the LOC133905257 gene encoding uncharacterized protein LOC133905257, whose protein sequence is MLEYWTETTGPGPAVRAGAGEVWCITPSRIPSPSPSQEERGEESRRGRRKPMGVSDLNTAVAAAAAAEALRVSDEDCARVDALDRAARRHQGEGDGGHRLSFFEAFAQQGIRVEAIHPGRILCSFTVPTRLTTNNNNHHHLAPGAVVALVDEMGSAAIVADGHHIKVSVDMSVSFVNLAAAAPGDTLRITARTLGHKGYYSGTHVLIANAATGEVVAEGRHSLFGKMKVKPAPPSTIIKSNI
- the LOC133905256 gene encoding uncharacterized protein LOC133905256 is translated as MEQHEEDESIVTSEQAGLLGKNLLHHFERILHDDPLIDEVGFLHPTQFCSLDVTQNGNSAFQAPEFHQRYFWCRDHKLAISSEILPKLYRAAHDAYTSARTAHDAPLSTTNLMRHSKALLILCPDLLTAWNSRKMVLSLNYDFTMLKDELQLCVLILSYSPKNESTWSHRRWVLKKVAEQHQDMSELIEKESVLVKEIAEKSKMNYRAWRHRCWLIPHMKRKQVLDELKKSTRWSELHVADNCCFHYRRSLLLALRDSHPENGEDSLSWESETHLQWKEELRWDEMLIRLYQGRESLWTHRRFLSRWWIEQLITVEETCPPSTSLVDVFVAQEIHLLSECLNAPADEFEDSCAQAELAALYILWISKQAPAVKGKLEERLSSISMGRLEDVLERTCRPEKRRLWTNLLGLVVAVADQSQ